From the Primulina tabacum isolate GXHZ01 chromosome 3, ASM2559414v2, whole genome shotgun sequence genome, one window contains:
- the LOC142539524 gene encoding E3 ubiquitin-protein ligase RGLG2-like, translating into MGNKSSSPRNMGSWRQSSSSASTSWQHEHPQASHSQYARNYPAQHPYPEGHVTPNHHYAPAQGPGNPSQLHAPQKKFERRYSRIADNYNSLEEVTGALAHAGLESSNLIVGIDFTKSNEWTGKRSYHGRSLHHIGSDSNPYEQAISIIGRTLAAFDDDNLIPCFGFGDASTHDQDVFSFYPEERPCSGFEEVLSRYREIIPNSKLAGPTSFTPIIEMAMTIVEQSGGQYHVLLIIADGQVTRSVDTVGGQLSPQEQRTVQAIAQASKLPLSIILVGVGDGPWDMMKEFDDNIPARDFDNFQFVNFTEIMSKNVHQSRKETEFALASLMEIPSQYKATMELNLLGTRKGNMPHRIALPPPVYGSAFGSNSKPSRATSFQQSSSSYYNQNHVSGSEAPSTSSSTYETQICPICLSNSKDMAFGCGHQTCCECGTDLQLCPICRSSIQTRIKLY; encoded by the exons ATGGGAAATAAAAGCTCAAGTCCTAGGAATATGGGAAGTTGGAGGCAATCTTCGTCTAGTGCCTCAACTTCATGGCAGCATGAGCATCCACAAGCGTCGCATTCACAATATGCTCGTAATTACCCTGCACAGCATCCTTATCCAGAAGGGCATGTGACACCGAATCATCACTATGCCCCGGCTCAAGGTCCGGGCAATCCATCTCAATTGCATGCACCACAGAAGAAGTTCGAGAGGAGGTATTCAAGGATCGCCGATAACTATAATTCGTTAGAGGAG GTGACTGGAGCTCTTGCACATGCAGGCCTCGAGTCTTCCAACCTAATTGTTGGAATCGATTTTACTAAGAGCAACGAGTGGACAG GTAAGAGGTCGTATCATGGTCGAAGCTTGCATCATATTGGAAGTGATTCGAATCCTTATGAACAAGCAATATCCATCATCGGAAGAACCTTGGCTGCTTTTGACGATGATAACTTGATTCCCTGTTTCGGATTTGGAGATG CATCAACTCATGATCAAGATGTATTCAGTTTCTACCCGGAAGAGAGACCTTGCAGTGGATTTGAGGAAGTTTTAAGCCGGTATAGAGAGATTATTCCTAACTCGAAACTCGCAG GTCCAACATCATTCACACCCATTATTGAAATGGCGATGACTATTGTAGAGCAAAGTGGAGGCCAATATCATGTTTTACTGATTATTGCCGATGGACAG GTTACTAGAAGTGTGGATACAGTAGGTGGTCAATTAAGTCCTCAGGAGCAGAGAACTGTTCAGGCAATTGCTCAAGCGAG CAAATTGCCTTTGTCTATCATTTTGGTTGGAGTTGGAGACGGACCTTGGGACATGATGAAGGAATTCGACGACAACATCCCTGCTCGGGATTTTGATAATTTCCAG TTTGTCAATTTTACGGAAATTATGTCAAAAAACGTGCACCAATCTCGAAAAGAGACGGAATTTGCTCTTGCATCATTGATGGAAATTCCATCTCAGTATAAAGCGACTATGGAGCTCAACTTGTTGGG TACACGGAAAGGAAATATGCCTCATAGAATTGCTCTTCCACCTCCTGTTTACGGTTCAGCCTTTGGTAGCAATTCAAAACCCTCTCGTGCCACCAGTTTTCAACAAAGCTCAAGTTCCTATTACAACCAGAATCATGTTTCTGGCAGTGAAGCTCCTTCCACGTCAAGCTCCACATACGAAACCCAG ATTTGTCCTATTTGCCTAAGTAACTCAAAAGATATGGCTTTTGGTTGTGGACATCAG acgTGTTGCGAGTGTGGAACGGACCTTCAGCTGTGCCCTATTTGTCGAAGTTCAATCCAGACGAGAATAAAGCTCTACTGA